A region of the Fischerella sp. PCC 9605 genome:
TATTGGTTTGTTCGCCTATGCTTTGATTTGGGGCGATTGGCCAAATTATTGGCAGTATTTTTGGGGCGATCGCTTTCTTAATGGCATGAGTTTGGCATTTTGCCTGTTTTGTCTGTTATTTCCAACGGTCTTAGGTGATGATATGGCGCGGCGAGGATTCAATAATCCCCTCATATTTTGGGCTGTAGCACTTGTGCCATTATTTGGCCCACTTGCTTATCTCTGCTTGCGTCCCTCGCTACCGGAAAACACCAGGGTAGTTAACAATCGGGAGTCAACAGTCCGCAGTATTTATTAATAATGACCGCCTGAGTTTGTAAATTTCTGGTAGCTGCCACCAAGCCAGATGAGGGTATTCGTGGTGTTCTTTATGGTAGCCAAAATGATAGCAAGTGATAAATGATAGCCAAATTGGCAGTGAGGTAGTTTCAGCATAGTGAGGTTGAACATAACCTCTTGGAGGTTCTCTATGGGTCAGAAATGTACCAAAATAAAATAGTTGTAATGAACTTAATATTGAAGGTAAAGCCCAAAAAAAAGTGAGATTAGATATGGGTATATGGAATATGTAATGGACACCGTTATAAGCAATTATCCAAGTTATGATTTGTCCCCAACTCCAGTAATTTTTCATGAAATGAAAATACCAGGCAAATAAATTTTTATGTTTACCATCGTGGAAATCGGGGTCTAGTTCACTAGCAGGATGATGATGATGCATCCAATGTTTTTTTAATAATGTTTTATAAGATAAAAAACCATAAAAAAATAGGCAAATTGCTCCTATACAGTGATTAAATTTAATATTTTTAGGAAATACTACTCCATGCATAGCATCATGAGCAGTAATGAATAATCCTGTACATAGAAATGTTTGTGAAAAAATTGTCAATAATAATCCTGAAAAACTCAGTTTTGAGAAATCAATAGAAAGTAATACAAGCAAGTTAATTGTCCATAGCAATAGAATAACAATAGCTATTAAAATTCCTGCGGTACCAATAGGAAATTCACTAGTAATTTTTATTTGCTGACTAGGCCAGTTTTCTGATTGCATCATTTTTCTAAGTAGTAATTGGTATGGGGTTATTTTGACAAGAATTGTCCGAGTTGACAGTAAAAGCCGTCTTGGCTGGATGCAAACAAATTGATAGCCAAGACAGCGAATAATTAACAATAAGTTTAGGGAATAAGTTGAAGTACGTCGCGCAGTACGCTGTAGCCTTTTAGATCCCAAAGTAGGTATGCGAGAAAACCTATCATCGCAAAGCGCCCATTCCACAGTTCAGACTGGGGAGTAAATCCAAACTTAAACGCATTGCGATCGCTGTTATTGTATGCTTTTTCAGTTGCATCAGTAGGATAAGGTTCCATTGTTAAGTTTCCTTAAAAATTAACTTCTTTTTCATAGTAATTACCTAGTCAGCTAGCACTATCTATCTGTAGTCTCAAAATACAAACAAGTCTAAAGAATGAAATTTTCTGGGCTTTTAGAAAATAGATTTATACAAATTATTGTCTTTATTAAGTAATTGAGTAGAGGAATTTTATCGACAGTTAGATACTGAGGTATACCGAAAAACTCTACTCTATAGTAAGCAAAAATGTCAGCATATACAAATAGTTCCAATTTCGCAAAAAAATCTTACGCAAGTCAGAAGGTTTCCTAAAAATTGTTGACCAAACTAAAAAATAGTGAATAGCTTTTCAACTAAAAATATGGCTCCTACAGTACTGATTACAGGTGGATCTGAAGGTATTGGCAAAGCAACAGCTGTTTTATTCGCCCGTAAAGGATATGACCTTGTACTTGCAGCGCGTCATAGCGATCGCTTGCAAGCTGCGGCGCAGGAATTGCAAAACCTTGGTGGGAAAGCACCACTGACATTTGCTTGTGATGTTACAGATCCTGCACAGGTGAATGCACTAATCGAAAAAGCGTTAGACCATTATGGTTATATCGATGTGCTAGTGAATAATGCAGGTATTTATGCATCAGCACCAGTAGAAGAGTTTTCGCTGGAAGATTGGCATAAAGTTATAGATACTAATCTCTGGGGATATATCCACACAATTAATGCCCTTCTGCCTCATTTTCTCCAAAGAGGAAAAGGAACAATCGTCAATGTAAGTTCCATTGGTGGTAAAGTGCCTACTGCTTACTTAGTTCCTTACTGTACAAGTAAGTTTGCTGTTACAGGTTTAACAGAAGCGTTGCACGCAGAATTAAAACCGAAAAGAATTCACGTTTGTGGGATTTATCCAAATTTGATTAAAAGTCATTTCATGGAACGGGCAATTATTCGAGGTAAGGATGAGCAAGATACCCAAAGCCGTTGCCAACAAATAGAAGACATTCTGAAAAATCCTGTGGTGGAGAAACCAACAGATGTGGCAAATGCCATCTGGGATGCAGTCAAGGATCAGAAATCTGAAGTATTCGTTGGTTCCGCCAACTTTTCACAAGCGGTTAATCGGTTATTTCCTGGTTTATTCCAGTGGGCTTCTCGACAAATCTTCAAAAATCAGGATAAATAAAACCTGATTGGGATTGCTAAGTACAACATTGCACAAATTTGTAACTAATTAGACTCTGCGAGCCTCTGCGGTTACTCTGCTACCTGGTGCGTTTAAAAAAGCCACGATTTTACGCAAAGCTGCACTAGCTTACTCTGCTTACTCTACTCCTTAGACTGTGGAATCAACAACTTCGGACGCTGTAGCGAAGCTACTAACTCATACCACAACTGCTCATAACCCATAACCATTACATTAAAATGTTAATTCCAATGCAAAACTTTTTCTTTGACTATATTTCGACCATCACGAGAAACTTTTAATAATTTGCGGGTGAGAAGGTAACGGATATCACCATTCACAGCAACATACTGACTATCTTCCATATTCCCACTGGAATTATATTTTTGCAGTGGGAGAGCAATTCTGTTATTCCCATTTCTAGCAACAGCTACATAACTATCAGGTACTTCTCTACCGCAAATATACACAATAAAGTTTTTGGTTTCTGCTTCCACAAAGGTAGTATTACCATCAGGACAAGCCCTCGCTAAGGGTTGACCATCAGCCGCGATCACATTATTCACTTTTTCTCTAAAAACAACGCGATCGCGCCTATTTACTTTGGTTACTACTAATTCGTAAGGTGTCATCACGTATGTAGCTTCACCTTTTGTAGCAAGGTAAGTTTCACCAATTTTGCTACTTACAGGAATTGTAATTTTAGTACCTCCATTTTTAGTAAAACGTACGTAATATCCAAGAGGGCTTTTTTGATTTCCCCTACAAATAAACACATAATATTTATCTGTCTCAAAACTACGTGTTGGTAGCAGTTCGGTAGAAGGGCAAACTTTTTGTTGAGAGAGTTGCACTAGGTTATTACTTAATTTGTTTATTGATGCAGTTTCCTCTTTTGCCGATTCTTCAGCCTTTACCAAAGGTATGAAAAACAATAGGCAAACCATACCCACGAAGGCTAACTTGAAAGTTCCTTTGTGAGGGAATATAGATTGTAAAAAATTCATGTTTTTAAAGTTTTAAACAGTAAAATCACCGCCGCGGACTATTAGTCTGTGGCGTTAAATTATCAGTGTTTTAACGGAGGAAAAACTAAAATTATTATCCTATGATAAAAATGTCCAGTACAACTAAAAGTCCTGGACTTTGATATTTTTTTAAAAAAGTAATTGTTAAATAAAATTATTGTTATGACTGTTAGTAGTTAGTGGTTAGTGGTTGGTTGTTGGTGGTTGGTTGTTGGTGGGAACTATTAATCATTGACTCTTGACTTATTAAGACTCGCATTCCCGTCTAGTTATATGGTGGCGATAGCGAAACATTGCTTCTAGTTGCACCTGTACTAACCAACCACCCAGAAATTCAATTGGTTGTCCACCAGGCAAAGAAAAGGAAATCTCATCAGTCAACCTAGTTTTGCCATTTTCAGGTTCAAAATGATGTCGATGTACCCAATGATCAAAAGGCCCGGATATCTGTTCGTCAGTAAACAGGTGATATTCTTCGTATTCGGTATGACGCGCTAACCAACGTAAAGGCAATGGCCCAAGAAAAAGGCGAAACTCGGTGATAGCACCAACACCCAATCCTCCCTCCCGACGGACTACTTGTACTGGTTGCCAAGGGGGGTTAAGCAGTTGCAAAACATCCGGTCTTTCGTGAAATCGCCAAACTACTTCTACTGGTGCATTAATCACTGAGGAGTATTTAAAGTCCAGCATTGAGAAAAACCTCAAATTCAGCCTTCGTATTCAGTATCAATCTCGATATCAAGAGTGTCTTCATCGACACGGATATACAAAATATTGGGACGACAGCAAACTTGACAATCTTCTACGTAAGATTGCTGTCCTCCCCCACTCAAATCAACAAAAGTTAAATTTTGTTCCCCACAATAGGCGCAGTAATACTCTGCTGTATTTTGCATCGAAACTAATTCTCTATTTCAGTTCTAAGAATCTACTATTTTAGCGGCTGTAGTTCCTTTATGGATGATTTGAATTGACTTGTTGCATCTGCCAAATGTTTTACAAGTGTAGACTGTGGCAGGGGGCCGTGCAAGTGACTCCAAGGCAAGACTTGCTCTGTTGACCAGTTAGCATAAACGTAGAAATCTAAATCGGGGAGTGTTCCCTTAAGTTCTTTAAAAGCACGCTTGTAGCTACCCAAAGAATCACCAAAGTTGCGAGTAAGTTCTAAAAGTTTTGACAATCGGCGATCGCCCCTCGATAATAGAGCCTGAATTATAGACCAATTGTAACTTTCTGGGCGAAAGTCTATCCCCTGAGGCTTTAGCTGTTTTTGTAATAATTGCAACCGCTTTTCCGCTTGCCGATTCACTCCCAACCATTGAAACGGTGTATGTGACTTGGGTACAAAAGTACTGCATCCCAGTGTTAACCGCAAACCAGGAGCAGCTTTTTTTATATCGCGCATCATTGTCACGGTAGCATCTAAATCCTCTGGTTCTTCACCGGGAATTCCCACCATCCCATAGAGTTTTAAACCCGTTAACCCTCCAGCCTTAGCATTTACCGCAGCTTGGATAATTTCATCGTTGTGCAGCTTTTTGTTAATAATTTGCCGTAATCTCTCCGAACCACTTTCTACAGCAATGGTGAGGGATTTAGTATCTCGTTTCGCCAAAGTTTGTGCTAACTGCACCGTTACAGTATTGGTTCGCACTGAAGCAATGCTAAGACGAACATCATCGTATTTTGGCTGACTAATATAATCTAATAAACTCTCGAACTCTGGATGCTGAGTAACTGAAGCGCCTAGTAATCCTAGCCGATTTGTGACTTCTAAACCTCTTTCAATTGCCGGAATTAACGAACCTTCCAAACTCGCACTTCTAAAAGGCAAAGTGAGATAACTTGCCAAACAGAAACGACACATTTCTGGGCAACTTCTCACCACTTCCACCATGTAAATATTTTCCCAAGCTGCTTTTTCAGTCACCACCGTTGATGCTGATAAAGTATTGCCTCGATAAGTTTGCTTTTGTACTACAGCAGGAATTTCTGGTGAAATAGGATTGATTGACTTAATCGCACCATCGACATCGTGGTATTCCACCTCATACAAACAAGGAACATAAATTCCTGGTACTTGTGCGAGTGCTTTTAGTTGAGTTTGCCTATCAGCATTTCTCACTGCTTTATAAGCATTGATGAAATTATCCAGCAGGTTTTCGCCATCCCCCAACAAAATGACATCAAAAAAATCTGCAAAGGGTTCGGGGTTAGCAGTCAAAACAGGCCCACCACCAAAAACTATGGGATGATGATCTTTACGAGCAATTGCCCGGATAGGAATTTCCAGAGATTCCAACAAATTCAAAATATTCACATAATCCAATTCCCACGACATCGAAAAACCAAGTAATTCTGGCTGTCTTGGCAGTTGTTCGTGAATATCGGTGAATAAGCGACTCACCTGCACATCCGCACGCATAGCCAAAGTCGCCCACACCACCTGATAGCCAAGACTAGTTATACCCACACTATACTCATTGGGAAAGGCGAAGATAGTGGAAATAGCGTTGGTATCAGGAGTAGCGGGAGTAAATAGAAGGCGTTCAGCAGCGAATACAGATGATGTCACAGATGTTTTTTAGGGAATAGAGAATCGGGTTTGGGGGATAGAAAATCACTGAGTCCCCTGTGTTGCTATCTATATTTAATTTTAAGCCATAAAATTATGAGATTCAAAATTAAAATAATAAAATTGGCAATAATAATAGCTACATCATGACGAAAAATTCCATATAATAACCATAAAAAAATACCAATTATAAAAATAATCAGCATCGTGTATGAAACATCTTTAGCTGATTTTGTCTGCCATGTTTTAATCATCTGCGGCAAAAAGGCAAATGTAGTGAAGCTAGCAGCAACTAATCCTAAAATTGTCACACAGTCCATTGGATGCAACCCTTAAAAAATTTAGATTCAACTCCAGCCCTTTCAAAGTGTAAATCTAGCAAATGAAAATTTCTTGGTGTCTTAGTGTCTTGGTGTTTCAAAAATTATTTTTTCACCACAAAGGCACAAAGACACAAAGTAGATATTTCGCTACTTCCTGCCGACTTTCTAAGAGTAAAAATTATCTTTACAAACCCCGTATTTTCTACAACACCTGACACTGCCCATGATGCCGCAATAAATGGTCGCACAGCACTAGCGCCACCATCGCCTCAACCATTGGAACTGCACGCGGTAAAACACAAGGGTCGTGACGTCCTTTGCCTGCTAAGATTGTTTCTTCACCCTCATTTGTTACTGTTTTCTGCTCTTTTCTAATCGTTGCTGTTGGTTTAAATGCTGCACGAATAATAATATTTTCGCCGTTAGAAATTCCGCCTTGAATTCCGCCGGAACGGTTGGTGCGGGTACGAATTTCGCCGCCTTCATCAATATAAAATTCGTCGTTATGTTCAAAGCCAGTCAGTAGGGTTCCTGCAAAACCAGAACCAATTTCAAATCCTTTGCTAGCAGGGAGAGACATTACTCCTTTGGCTAGATCCGCTTCTAACTTATCGAAAACTGGATCGCCTAAACCTTTGGGTACATTTCGCGCTACACATTCCACCACGCCACCGATAGAATTACCTTCCCGCCGGATTTCTTCGATTAATTCAATCATCCGTTCGGCGCATTCAGCATCGGGACAGCGGACAATATTGCTTTCAACTTGTTCTAGAGTAACGATGTTGGGGTCAATGACGCCTTCTAAATTTTTGATGCGCTTGACGTAAGCGATGATTTCTACATCCGCAATTTGACGAAGGATTTTTTTGGCGATCGCCCCTGCTGCTACTCTACCGATTGTCTCCCGTGCCGATGATCTCCCGCCACCCTGCCAGTTGCGGATACCATATTTGGCATCATAGGTTGCATCTGCGTGGGATGGGCGATACTTCATCGCCATTTCATCATAATCTTGGGGGCGAGTGTCTTTGTTGCGTACTAAAATTGCGATCGGCGTGCCCAGGGTTTTGCCTTCAAATACACCGGAGAGGATTTCACATTTGTCTTCTTCTTTGCGAGGCGTGGTAATTTTACTTTGTCCTGGACGTCTCCTATCTAGTTCTACTTGGATTTCCTCTGCTGAAATTTCTAGTCGGGGAGGACAACCATCAATGACAACTCCCACACCGCCGCCGTGGGACTCGCCAAAAGTGGTGACGCGAAATAGATGTCCAAATGTGTTGCCCATGATGTTGAGGAGGTATTGTCTCGACTATTTATCTTACATGAAGTTTTGTTATAAACACTAAGATAAAAGTTTTACGATACACCTTGTCTATTTGAGTTGTGAAAAATATATTTTTAACGAACCGCAGAGGACGCAGAAGACACAGAGGTAAGAAGAGAAGAGAGTAGGATTGCTATGTAATTTCCGTTTTGAAAATAAGGATGCCCAAAATAAAAGTAAATTTGAAGATAAGTTTTTGTACGCTCAATTATGCCCCAAGCTAGAGTTTTTGTTACCCGCCGTCTACCAACTGAATTACAACGACTGCAAGAAATTGCGAATGTTGAAGTTTGGATGGGACGCGAACCGCCTCCTTATGAAGTTTTGCTGGCAAAGGTGAGGGAAATAGATGGGTTACTGTGTTTGCTGACTGACAAGATTGATAGACAATTGATAGAAATTGGAACGTCCCTTAAGGTGATTAGTCAAATGGCAGTGGGGTACGATAATATTGATGTCCCGGCTGCGACGGCACGTCAGATTCCAGTTGGTCATACTCCAGGTGTTTTGACAGATGCGACTGCTGACTTAACTTGGGCGTTATTGATGGCAGCTGCACGGCGAGTGGTAGAGGGAGATCGGTTTACCCGTGCGGGAGAGTGGCGGACGTGGGAACCGGATTTGTTACTGGGGCCAAATGTAACAAGTGCGACGTTGGGGATTGTTGGTTTTGGGCGCATTGGTCAGGCGATCGCTCGTCGTGCTAAAGGTTTTAATATGCGAATTCTTTACACCAGTAGACATAGATGCGATCCAGAATTAGAACAATCGCTAGGTGTAGAGTTTGTTAAGTTTGAAAGTTTGTTGCAAGAGTCAGATTTTGTCACAATTCATACGCCTTTATCTGACGATACTTATCATCTGTTTGGCGAACCGCAATTTGCACTGATGAAGCCATCTGCCATTCTCATTAATACAGCAAGGGGAGCAATTGTAGACTCAGATGCTTTGTACCAAGCATTAAGCAGTGGTGAAATTGCGGGTGCTGCGATCGATGTCACGGAACCAGAACCAATACCAATTGATAGCCCATTGCTGACTCTTGATAACTTAATTATTACTCCTCACATTGGTAGTGCTAGCCGCCAGACACGGGAAAAAATGGCAAATATGGCAATTGATAATTTGATTGCTGGGTTGAAGGGAGAAAGATTACCTTATTGTGTTAACCCAGAAGTTTACGATGTGGTTAGTGGTTAGTGGTTAGTAGTTAGTGGTTGTAGAGACGTGCCATGGCACGTCTGTACATTGGTTAGTGGTTAGTGGTTAGTAGTTGGTTTTTTACCACTATCCACTATCCACTAACAGTCACTACGAGAAATACGCTTATTTACAGCTACTTACCACTTGTGTTTTATCCTGTCGTAAATTTCTACATAATCTGCCCCAGGATGGTTCCACGAGTAGTCGTACTCCATACCTGCAATGGCGAGTTTGCGGAACTCTTCAGGATATTCGTACCACAGTGCGATCGCCCGATCCATTGCTGACTCTAAAGCATGATGATCTGTCTCGTAAAACACATAGCCATTACGTTGTTCTGGTGGTACATTCTGGTCGTAGTCTCGGTCAAATACTGTATTTACCAGTCCACCCACGCCGCGAACAATCGGTACTGTGCCGTACTTCAAACCAATCATCTGAGTTAATCCACAGGGTTCGTAATTACTGGGGACAATAATCATATCTGCCCCTGCATAAATTAGGTGGGATAATTCTTCATTAAAACCCAATTCTAAATGCACATCGGGGTTACTGTTTAAAAATTGTTTTTCGTGTTGGAAATGAGCATTGATTCCTAGTTCTGTTGCTGAACCTAGTAATACAAATTGCGCTTCTTTGTTGAGTGCGTGATAAATGGCGTGATGAACAAGATGCACACCTTTTTGATGATCTAATCGACCGATGTAAGCAATAATTGGTTTGTCAGCATGGCGGAGCATGAGGCGCTCTCGTAGAGCTTTTTTGTTATATACTTTTTGTTCAAAATCATCCCGTGTATAGTTATAAGGAATGTAGCGATCGATTTCAGGATTCCAAAAATCGTAATCAATACCGTTGAGAACCCCAGTGAATTTATCTTGGTGCAAATGCAAGGTATGACCTAAACCACAGCCAACATCCGTAGTACGGGCTTCCCAAGCATGGTGGGGTGAAACTGTGGTTACAGCATTCGAGTAAACAATGCCCCCTTTCATAAAGTTCAAGGCAAAGGGGTTAAAATTGTCACGCAGCTTATCGTATTGGAAGTAATAAGGCTCGCGATTTAAGCCTGTTCCCCAGAGAGTATCTGCACCGCCTATTCCCTGATGCTTAAAGTTGTGGATGGTGTAGCAAACCCGTTGATACTCCATCCCATGATACTTGTACATTTCATAGAGCATGACTGGAACTAAACCTGTCTGCCAGTCATGGCAATGAATCACATCGGGTCGCTTATTACTTTGAAGCAGAAATTCCAAAGCCGCTTTGCTGAAGAACGCAAAGCGCATATTGTCATCATCGCAACCGTAGTAGCAGCCTCGATTAAAGAAATTATCTTGAGAGTGGGGTTCAATAAAGAAACACACCCGTCCGTGTACCCAACCGCAGTACACAGAACAGTGAATTGCACCACCATACCAGGGTACCCATAAGTTTAAATAGGCATCATGAAGTCCCCAAATATGGTCGTAGCGCATACAATCATATTTGGGCAGAATAATCTCAACGCAATGCCCCCGCGTCTCTAATTCCCGACTCAGACCGTAAACAACATCCCCTAAACCTCCTGCTTTAATCACAGGAGCACATTCCGAGGCAATCTGTACAATGTACATCCCTAGCTCTCGCTTCACAAAACTTCATATTTACTATATTCCAATCAGTACATGAAAAATGTACTCATTGACAAGGGATTAGCTGGGTGATAAGAAAAAACTTTGAATGCACGCCCAATCATAATGAAATTTATCGGTATCGATTTAGGCTGGAAATCGCAACCAAGCGGACTATGTTGTTTAGAATGGTCAGACAATCAATTACACATTTTAGACATAGACCGCAAAGAATCCATTGCAGATATCCTCACCTGGATTGATAGCTGTGTATTACCAGGTGAAAGTGCCATCATTGCCGTAGACGCACCTACCATCATCCCCAACACTACCGGAAGTCGCTTACCTGACAAACTCACACACAAACATTTTGGCAAATATCACGCTGGATGTTATCCTGCCAATCTCAGTCTTCCCTTTGCAGAACGCACCGTCAACTTTGGCTTAGAATTAGAAACTCGCGGTTTTGTCCACGCACCCACCATCGAACCGCAAAAACCTGGTAGATATCAAATAGAAGTCTTTCCCCACCCCGCAATAGTTCATCTATTCGGCTTAGAACGCATCCTCAAATATAAAAAAGGACGCCTCAACGAGCGTCGCTTAGAATTAATTAAACTCCAAAATTACATTCTTGATATCTTACCTACTCTTAAACCACCTTTGGTCTTTGATCGGACATCACCCCATCCCCCCATCACCCCATCCCCCTATCTATTGATTCTCCCCCAAATCCCTACCACCGGCGCAGCACTCAAAGCAGCCGAAGATAAACTAGATAGCCTAATCTGCGCTTATGTAGGCGCACATTGGTGGTATTGGGGAGAACAACGTAACTTAGTGTTGGGCGATCGCACTACTGGTTATATTGTCATTCCCCAAAGAATGTAGGGGATTGGGAATTGGGAATTGGGATTTAACGATTATCTTTGCCCCATGCCCCTTGCCCTTGCCCCAATACCTAATCTTACTGCGCCCAGAGAATCAACCTTGGTTCATAGGGACTAGAAAGGTACTTATGTTTAGGCAATACACGCAAAGATAAGCCTTGTAAACCAGAGGTGGTATATATGACATTAGCCGTGTAAATACTGAGTCCTTGTGTATCTTCTCCTTGGTATTCCATTACCACGGGTATACCGTTGACAATCTCACCATTGGCATCTATTGAGCCTTGATATAACTCTACCTGTACGTCATTATTCGTCAGAGTTGCCAAGTCAACCTTGGCTTTGACGGCAACAGTTTGGTTAACCTCAATATCAGGCCCTACAGATACATCAATATCTTTGATCTTGATGTCGTACCAATGGTCGGTAAGTTTTGCTTTCCAAGCCGCCAGTTCTTTCGCTGGAGCATAGTTATCGCTATAGAGGGTATAGTAGCGATCGCTGGCTGGAAAATATGCTCGCTGTGCATATTCTCCTACCATCCGGGCTGTATTAAAGAACGGACAATTCAACCGGATTGCATCCTTCATTTTGTCAATCCAGCGTCTTGGCAAGCCATCCGCATCGCGATCGTAAAACAGCGGTACGACTTCTTTTTCTAAGATGTCGTACAGGGCATTGGCTTCTACTTCATCCTGATAAATAGGATCGTCATAAATTTCGCCATGTCCTATTGCCCAACCGGTACGGACATAGTCAGCTTCATCCCACCAACCATCAAGCACGCTTAAATTCGGCAATCCATTCATCGCCGCTTTCATACCGCTAGTACCAGAGGCTTCACGGGGACGACGCGGTGTATTTAACCAGACATCACAACCCGCTACCATCAACCGAGAAATATATATGTCGTAATTTGGAACAAACACAATCTGTTTTTCCAAACCCTGTTCGCGGATGAAATGATTGATGTCGCGGATGAGTTCTTTACCAGGAATATCTTTGGGGTGTGCTTTCCCAGCAATGACAAATTGGACTTTGCGGTGTTTGTTACCCAACAAAATCTGCTTGATACGCTCTACGTCTCTCATCCAGAGAGTAGCACGTTTGTAGGTAGCAAAACGACGGGCAAAGCCAATCGTTAAAACGTAAGGATCGAGGACTTCTTGGGCTTGGGCAATTTCACTGGGAGAAGCACCGCGATCGCGTAAATGCTTTACTAGACGCTCCCGCACATATAAGATCATATCCAAGCGGCAGCGCTCGTGATTGCGCCACAACTCTTCATCGGGAATAGCGTCCATGCGATCCCACAGCGGGTGATCGGTTGGTGCAGATGACCAATTTGGGCCAAGATAGCGATCGTACAACTCCTGAGTCGATTTAGCGACGCAACTACGGGCATGCACACCGTTAGTAATCGCATTAATTGGCACTTCCTCTACGGGCACATCAGTCCACAAGCCCTTAAACATCTGCCGCGACACCGTACCGTGCAGCTGTGCCACACCGTTAGAAAACGCCGCCATCTTGAGTGCCAATACTGCCATACTGAAAGGCGCAGATAAATCACCCGTATTTTCTCGCCCTAGTGCTAGAAATTGGTCTTTGCCCAAGCCAAAGATATCTGCATAATGCCCTAGGTAGTGCAAAACTTTGTCTGGGGAAAACAAGTCGATTCCAGCTGGCACTGGCGTATGGGTAGTAAAGATATTTGTAGAACCTACCACTTGCCGGGCTTCGGCATAACTCAGTCCTTGTTCCTCAATCAGGATGCGGATGCGTTCCAGAGCAGAGAACGCCGCGTGTCCTTCATTCATGTGGTAGGCTGTGACATTATACCCCAGCGCTTTTAACATCCTGACCCCACCGATACCCAGCATCATTTCTTGGTGGATACGCATATCAATATCACCACCGTAAAGTTGGTCGGTGATATCGTGATCGTAAGGATTGTTGGGTTCAATGTTAGTGTCGAGCATATACAACGGCACCCTTCCCACCTGTACGCGCCAAACTCTAGCGTACACA
Encoded here:
- the aroC gene encoding chorismate synthase, with product MGNTFGHLFRVTTFGESHGGGVGVVIDGCPPRLEISAEEIQVELDRRRPGQSKITTPRKEEDKCEILSGVFEGKTLGTPIAILVRNKDTRPQDYDEMAMKYRPSHADATYDAKYGIRNWQGGGRSSARETIGRVAAGAIAKKILRQIADVEIIAYVKRIKNLEGVIDPNIVTLEQVESNIVRCPDAECAERMIELIEEIRREGNSIGGVVECVARNVPKGLGDPVFDKLEADLAKGVMSLPASKGFEIGSGFAGTLLTGFEHNDEFYIDEGGEIRTRTNRSGGIQGGISNGENIIIRAAFKPTATIRKEQKTVTNEGEETILAGKGRHDPCVLPRAVPMVEAMVALVLCDHLLRHHGQCQVL
- a CDS encoding B12-binding domain-containing radical SAM protein, with protein sequence MTSSVFAAERLLFTPATPDTNAISTIFAFPNEYSVGITSLGYQVVWATLAMRADVQVSRLFTDIHEQLPRQPELLGFSMSWELDYVNILNLLESLEIPIRAIARKDHHPIVFGGGPVLTANPEPFADFFDVILLGDGENLLDNFINAYKAVRNADRQTQLKALAQVPGIYVPCLYEVEYHDVDGAIKSINPISPEIPAVVQKQTYRGNTLSASTVVTEKAAWENIYMVEVVRSCPEMCRFCLASYLTLPFRSASLEGSLIPAIERGLEVTNRLGLLGASVTQHPEFESLLDYISQPKYDDVRLSIASVRTNTVTVQLAQTLAKRDTKSLTIAVESGSERLRQIINKKLHNDEIIQAAVNAKAGGLTGLKLYGMVGIPGEEPEDLDATVTMMRDIKKAAPGLRLTLGCSTFVPKSHTPFQWLGVNRQAEKRLQLLQKQLKPQGIDFRPESYNWSIIQALLSRGDRRLSKLLELTRNFGDSLGSYKRAFKELKGTLPDLDFYVYANWSTEQVLPWSHLHGPLPQSTLVKHLADATSQFKSSIKELQPLK
- a CDS encoding SemiSWEET family sugar transporter, which gives rise to MDCVTILGLVAASFTTFAFLPQMIKTWQTKSAKDVSYTMLIIFIIGIFLWLLYGIFRHDVAIIIANFIILILNLIILWLKIKYR
- a CDS encoding SRPBCC family protein codes for the protein MLDFKYSSVINAPVEVVWRFHERPDVLQLLNPPWQPVQVVRREGGLGVGAITEFRLFLGPLPLRWLARHTEYEEYHLFTDEQISGPFDHWVHRHHFEPENGKTRLTDEISFSLPGGQPIEFLGGWLVQVQLEAMFRYRHHITRRECES
- a CDS encoding CPXCG motif-containing cysteine-rich protein; this encodes MQNTAEYYCAYCGEQNLTFVDLSGGGQQSYVEDCQVCCRPNILYIRVDEDTLDIEIDTEYEG
- a CDS encoding SDR family NAD(P)-dependent oxidoreductase; this translates as MAPTVLITGGSEGIGKATAVLFARKGYDLVLAARHSDRLQAAAQELQNLGGKAPLTFACDVTDPAQVNALIEKALDHYGYIDVLVNNAGIYASAPVEEFSLEDWHKVIDTNLWGYIHTINALLPHFLQRGKGTIVNVSSIGGKVPTAYLVPYCTSKFAVTGLTEALHAELKPKRIHVCGIYPNLIKSHFMERAIIRGKDEQDTQSRCQQIEDILKNPVVEKPTDVANAIWDAVKDQKSEVFVGSANFSQAVNRLFPGLFQWASRQIFKNQDK
- a CDS encoding chlorophyll a/b-binding protein, coding for MEPYPTDATEKAYNNSDRNAFKFGFTPQSELWNGRFAMIGFLAYLLWDLKGYSVLRDVLQLIP
- the crtW gene encoding beta-carotene ketolase CrtW; amino-acid sequence: MMQSENWPSQQIKITSEFPIGTAGILIAIVILLLWTINLLVLLSIDFSKLSFSGLLLTIFSQTFLCTGLFITAHDAMHGVVFPKNIKFNHCIGAICLFFYGFLSYKTLLKKHWMHHHHPASELDPDFHDGKHKNLFAWYFHFMKNYWSWGQIITWIIAYNGVHYIFHIPISNLTFFWALPSILSSLQLFYFGTFLTHREPPRGYVQPHYAETTSLPIWLSFITCYHFGYHKEHHEYPHLAWWQLPEIYKLRRSLLINTADC